A region from the Prochlorococcus sp. MIT 0603 genome encodes:
- the aroC gene encoding chorismate synthase, which yields MGSSFGALFRVSTFGESHGGGVGVIVEGCPPRLELDIGKIQNELDRRRPGQSKITTPRKELDQVEILSGIVERKTLGTPIAMMVRNQDQRPGDYKGIKNVFRPSHADGTYHLKYGVQAVSGGGRASARETIGRVAAGAIAKQILHKAYKTEVLAWVRRIHDIEAQIDINQISFQDIESNIVRCPNLETANLMIKRIEEISREGDSCGGLIECVVRNVPGGLGMPVFDKLEADFAKALMSLPASKGFEVGSGFGGTFLKGSEHNDAFLSSDGNGLKTASNNSGGIQGGISNGEPIILRVGFKPTATIRKEQQTIDSEGNQTMLAAKGRHDPCVLPRAVPMVEAMVSIVLTDHLLRNQGQCSLW from the coding sequence ATGGGAAGTAGTTTTGGTGCTTTATTCCGTGTATCCACATTTGGTGAATCTCATGGTGGAGGGGTTGGTGTCATCGTTGAAGGATGTCCTCCTAGATTGGAATTAGATATTGGCAAAATACAAAATGAACTTGATCGGCGTAGACCTGGGCAGAGTAAAATCACCACGCCTAGAAAGGAATTAGATCAAGTAGAAATTTTGAGCGGAATAGTTGAAAGAAAAACTCTTGGTACACCGATAGCAATGATGGTACGGAATCAAGATCAAAGGCCAGGAGATTACAAGGGTATAAAGAATGTTTTCAGACCATCTCATGCTGATGGAACTTATCACTTGAAATATGGGGTTCAAGCTGTTAGTGGAGGGGGAAGAGCTTCTGCTCGAGAAACAATCGGACGAGTTGCAGCTGGAGCAATTGCCAAGCAAATACTTCACAAGGCTTATAAAACCGAGGTCCTTGCCTGGGTAAGGCGAATTCATGATATAGAAGCTCAGATAGATATAAATCAAATTAGTTTTCAAGATATTGAGTCAAATATTGTTCGTTGTCCAAATCTTGAAACTGCAAATTTAATGATCAAAAGGATTGAAGAGATTAGTAGGGAAGGTGATTCATGTGGTGGTTTGATCGAATGTGTTGTTCGAAATGTACCAGGAGGACTAGGAATGCCTGTCTTTGACAAATTAGAGGCTGATTTCGCTAAGGCTTTAATGTCTTTACCAGCAAGTAAGGGGTTTGAAGTTGGATCAGGCTTTGGGGGCACATTCTTAAAAGGGAGTGAACATAATGATGCTTTTTTGTCTTCCGATGGGAATGGCTTGAAAACTGCTTCAAATAATTCAGGAGGCATTCAAGGAGGTATTAGTAATGGAGAGCCAATCATCCTTAGAGTTGGATTTAAACCAACAGCGACAATTCGTAAGGAGCAGCAAACTATTGATTCAGAAGGTAATCAAACTATGCTTGCGGCAAAAGGTAGGCATGATCCATGTGTTTTACCTAGAGCAGTCCCAATGGTTGAAGCAATGGTTTCCATTGTCTTGACGGATCACCTCTTAAGGAATCAAGGTCAGTGCAGCTTGTGGTAA
- the psbA gene encoding photosystem II q(b) protein, translated as MTTIRQQRSALLKGWPQFCEWVTSTDNRIYVGWFGVLMIPCLLAAAICFVVAFIAAPPVDIDGIREPVAGSFIYGNNIISGAVVPSSNAIGLHFYPIWEAATLDEWLYNGGPYQLVIFHFLIGICGWMGRQWELSYRLGMRPWICVAYSAPVSAAFAVFLVYPFGQGSFSDGMPLGISGTFNFMFVFQAEHNILMHPFHMAGVAGMFGGSLFSAMHGSLVTSSLIRETTETESLNYGYKFGQEEETYNIVAAHGYFGRLIFQYASFNNSRSLHFFLAIFPVVCIWLTSMGICTMAFNLNGFNFNQSVVDANGKVVPTWGDVLNRANLGMEVMHERNAHNFPLDLAAAESTSVALVAPSIG; from the coding sequence ATGACCACCATTAGGCAGCAGCGTTCTGCGCTGCTCAAAGGTTGGCCGCAGTTCTGTGAGTGGGTTACCTCTACTGACAACCGTATCTATGTCGGTTGGTTTGGTGTATTGATGATCCCTTGCCTTCTAGCGGCAGCAATTTGTTTTGTAGTTGCTTTCATAGCAGCTCCTCCAGTTGACATTGATGGCATCCGTGAGCCTGTAGCAGGATCTTTCATTTATGGAAACAACATCATTTCTGGTGCTGTTGTTCCATCTAGTAATGCAATAGGCCTTCACTTCTACCCGATTTGGGAAGCTGCAACTCTTGATGAGTGGCTTTATAACGGCGGTCCTTACCAGCTTGTTATTTTCCACTTCCTCATTGGTATTTGTGGTTGGATGGGCCGTCAGTGGGAACTTTCATATCGTTTAGGTATGCGCCCATGGATCTGTGTTGCTTACTCTGCACCAGTTTCTGCGGCTTTCGCTGTTTTCCTTGTTTACCCATTTGGTCAGGGATCTTTCTCTGATGGAATGCCTTTAGGTATCTCAGGAACATTCAACTTCATGTTTGTGTTCCAGGCAGAGCACAATATACTTATGCACCCATTCCATATGGCTGGTGTTGCAGGTATGTTTGGTGGAAGCTTGTTCTCAGCAATGCATGGTTCTTTGGTGACTTCTTCACTTATTCGTGAAACCACCGAGACTGAATCTTTGAACTATGGCTATAAGTTTGGCCAAGAAGAAGAAACCTATAACATCGTTGCAGCTCATGGCTACTTCGGTCGTTTGATCTTCCAATATGCAAGCTTCAATAATAGTCGCAGTCTTCACTTCTTCTTAGCAATTTTCCCAGTTGTTTGTATTTGGTTGACTTCTATGGGCATCTGCACCATGGCATTCAATCTAAATGGATTCAATTTCAACCAATCAGTGGTTGATGCAAATGGAAAAGTTGTTCCTACATGGGGAGATGTACTTAACCGTGCAAACCTCGGTATGGAAGTGATGCATGAGCGTAATGCTCACAACTTCCCTCTTGATTTGGCAGCTGCTGAATCCACTTCTGTGGCATTAGTTGCTCCTTCAATTGGATAA
- a CDS encoding bifunctional 4-hydroxy-2-oxoglutarate aldolase/2-dehydro-3-deoxy-phosphogluconate aldolase: MLNTSKTKSYRLWEAKQDALIASITSQPLIVLIRISEEDLERLSTASIVDLINTLNYSGIRNIEIAWSEHPNWILFIKEIRNQFREISFGVASINNTKALEVIKDLGFSFAMSPCWNEELQYKSRELGQLVIPGLFSPTEIQHAFTWGFRVIKLFPASILGIDYLKHLKNTLTPLPLIIAAGGMEIKDIKPWISEGYNAIVLGKSLIENNHIDPTFASSIKAVFK; this comes from the coding sequence TTGCTGAATACATCTAAAACAAAATCTTATAGATTATGGGAAGCCAAACAAGATGCATTAATTGCTTCGATAACTTCCCAACCTTTAATTGTATTGATAAGAATCTCTGAAGAAGATCTTGAGAGGTTATCAACAGCTTCAATAGTCGATTTAATAAATACTCTAAATTATTCTGGTATTAGAAACATAGAAATAGCCTGGTCAGAGCATCCAAATTGGATTCTTTTTATCAAAGAAATTAGAAATCAATTTAGGGAAATATCTTTTGGAGTAGCATCCATTAACAATACTAAAGCGTTAGAAGTAATTAAAGATCTTGGATTTAGCTTTGCAATGTCACCCTGTTGGAATGAAGAACTTCAATACAAGTCTAGAGAATTAGGGCAATTAGTGATACCTGGTCTATTTTCCCCCACAGAAATTCAACATGCATTTACATGGGGTTTTAGAGTGATTAAACTCTTCCCCGCATCAATTTTAGGGATTGACTATTTAAAACATTTAAAAAATACTTTAACCCCTTTACCACTAATTATTGCAGCTGGTGGAATGGAGATTAAGGATATTAAGCCATGGATTAGTGAAGGTTATAATGCAATTGTTCTAGGTAAATCATTGATAGAAAATAATCACATAGATCCTACTTTCGCTTCATCCATAAAAGCAGTGTTTAAATAA